Below is a genomic region from Helianthus annuus cultivar XRQ/B chromosome 2, HanXRQr2.0-SUNRISE, whole genome shotgun sequence.
gcaagtgtggggaagatgggATAAAAATAACTAACTTGAATTGTTTGCTTGGTTTTGAATGTGTGTAGGCATGGCGTCTAGGAAAGGAAAGGGAGTTGCAAGTTCTTCCCAAGGGGATGCGGCACAACAAAAAAGGAGGAGATTGGCTCGGATTGGTGACCCGGACTCGGAGGAGGATGCACCGCCAAGGGGGCCAAAGCCGGATTGGACAACTGGCTCATTGTTAGATCAACCCCCGGAATGGAGAGCGGATCTATTTCACGAACAAATGAACAAGCTTAAACAAAGGGGAGAAgcatttatttgtgaaaaagaaatccGGGAGGCTGATTTTGCCCCATTCGGGATCATAGCAAAGTTTAACGCGTTGGGTTGGGGGGCGGTCACAAAGTGTTATGATGGCGAGAAGAAGAAAATGTATGACACGCAGATTCAAGAGTGGGTGGCATCACTTGAATGTCCCCCATTCAAAGCTCCAAATAAGATGCGGTTGGTTGGAAAGTGTAATGGTGTGAAGGTAGAGATGTCATATGACTCTTTGCGCCGGGTAGCAAAGTTTGATGATGGGCCTGCCAATGAGTACATCTACCCAAGTCTTAAGGATCTTTACCACGAGCCCGCTAAACATCCACAATGGCAAAACATGCTTGATTACCTCTTCCTTCTGGGCACAACACATGGGAAATTATATAGAAGAAATTTAAGAATGGAAGCGAAGTTGTTATTGACGTTGTGCATGTACAATGTCATGCCAAGGCGAGGTGACAAGATGGAGGTACGGTTTCAAGAAGTGCCAATCTTGTATATGATGATGCGTGGGTCACCCAAGGTTCCTTTCCGATTTTTGGTACTAAACAACATTTGGTTGAGCAAGAGTAGTAGGGAAAAGAAGATTATACCTCATTGCCGGTTGATTACGGCATTGCTCAAGAAGTACGGGGCAATCAAAGGAGATGAAAAAGGGTCCTACAAGAGGTTTAGACCATTCGACCTTAAGAATCT
It encodes:
- the LOC118488238 gene encoding uncharacterized protein LOC118488238, whose protein sequence is MASRKGKGVASSSQGDAAQQKRRRLARIGDPDSEEDAPPRGPKPDWTTGSLLDQPPEWRADLFHEQMNKLKQRGEAFICEKEIREADFAPFGIIAKFNALGWGAVTKCYDGEKKKMYDTQIQEWVASLECPPFKAPNKMRLVGKCNGVKVEMSYDSLRRVAKFDDGPANEYIYPSLKDLYHEPAKHPQWQNMLDYLFLLGTTHGKLYRRNLRMEAKLLLTLCMYNVMPRRGDKMEVRFQEVPILYMMMRGSPKVPFRFLVLNNIWLSKSSREKKIIPHCRLITALLKKYGAIKGDEKGSYKRFRPFDLKNLGSDWTYTESERFHNLKTDGRRWRALKVDARPLRPGEEEEPESMDDEVSGDDDYREDTFTVDVQVGGVGQAGVQGAGVQSGYVGSAFDYAQQAYDPYWAHSGDMGQIIQQRRPPTFGNWSEQNQVLFDQQTFMGASVERAIKRSYNRNEQWNRAHRYAREEDTNNRYLDDRQRRMHDQWHAGQPVVGDPPIVDYTTLPPYDGSVSYPTPPLHHSQWVDPHAMSYQQANPSSDQGSSSSGGAFGFGEWTDMMTSIFGPPQPKYY